Within Deltaproteobacteria bacterium, the genomic segment CTCGGAGATCAACTACTTCAACATCGGACGGAACGTCGATGAATTGTTACGGAAGCTGAAGGCCAACATCTACGCTTCGAAACATTCCGATGAGGCCTGCCCGGCCCGCTGGACCGAAGGGGAAAAAACGCTGAAGCCGGGGGCGGAGATGGTGGGAAAGGTTTACGAGGCCCTGCAAGAGAAACGATAAAATCAGTAGAGGGGGGGCACCTGGACCGGTAATTGCCGAACCACCGCATGGTAGGTCTCTTCATTCAACCGGCTGCGGGGTGCAATACGGCGCAGGCTTTTCCGGAGTTCACGGGCTCGCTTGAAGTTGGCTCGTCCCGTGGGATCCAGTTTGTAACATTCGGCGTCCTGCATCGAGATCAGAAGATCAAGGATGGACAGTTTGGAAAGGTGATGATACTTTTCAATATCCTCAAGTCCCAGTACCCACCGGGAACGGGCACCGATCTTCCGGACCATCCTGCGCCAATGCTTGAAGCGGTGAATCATGAGAATACTGTTGAAGATAGTCTTGTTCACTTCAAAGGAGAAAAGTGTTCGTTCAATGATATTTCGAATCAGGGGATCATGTCTTTGCTGCACCTTCTTACTGATCCGCCCTCCTTCCTGCCAGTATTTTTGCCCCACCAGGCTGTCCGCCCGGATCTCCCAGTAGGTATGCCCCATCGGCTTTTTCGAATAAGAACGGATCATCCGGCCGGGGACAAAAAAGTTATGCGCAACCGTATCGGCGGCAAGATGGCTCAGGTAACCGAGGGCGAAAGCCTTTTGCGACAGGTCATGGGCTTCGTGTAAAATCCGGAAACCGACATTCCAGTTATGGCAGTGCTTGCGGTATTCCACATACTTCTTGCCCACGGTAATGTCGGCGCTGATACAGCCGTAGAGAAAATCATACGGAAATTCCTTCAGGATCGAGGCCACCACGGGAGAAAGGACAGAGAGATCCTTCAGAACTTCCATCCCGTAATAGATATGAGTTGCCGGCCCCCAGGCATAAGCGTACTCGGGAATCAGCAGAACAAAGAGACCAACGAAGGAAATGACAAGAAAAGAAACCATATATTAATCAAAATGCCCAATAAGGCCAAAAATGCCGAACTCCATCTTTTTCAGTATAGAGAAAAGCCCCTGATAAATCAAGAAAAAAACCTTCTCATAGAACTTTTGCCGCCAATTCCGCCAGTTCCGATCTCTCCCCTTTCATCAGGGTCACGTGACCTGCCAGAGGCACGTTTTTGAACCGTTCCACCGCATAGGTCAGGCCATTACTGGAAGAGTCGACATAGGGATTGTCGATCTGGTATGGGTCCCCGGTGAGAATGACCTTGGTGCCGTGTCCGGCCCGACTCACCACGGTCTTGATCTCATGCGGAGTCAG encodes:
- a CDS encoding zinc dependent phospholipase C family protein, translating into MVSFLVISFVGLFVLLIPEYAYAWGPATHIYYGMEVLKDLSVLSPVVASILKEFPYDFLYGCISADITVGKKYVEYRKHCHNWNVGFRILHEAHDLSQKAFALGYLSHLAADTVAHNFFVPGRMIRSYSKKPMGHTYWEIRADSLVGQKYWQEGGRISKKVQQRHDPLIRNIIERTLFSFEVNKTIFNSILMIHRFKHWRRMVRKIGARSRWVLGLEDIEKYHHLSKLSILDLLISMQDAECYKLDPTGRANFKRARELRKSLRRIAPRSRLNEETYHAVVRQLPVQVPPLY